From Streptomyces sp. NBC_00775, one genomic window encodes:
- a CDS encoding aminotransferase class I/II-fold pyridoxal phosphate-dependent enzyme, which translates to MRRTDPEGHGPVRYGPPLPGQGLPVLPELRSVLAAAADRADAEPSGGGPALLDAACAYWSRRGLPTAHDRVAAAPGAPALLLALTGALGGDVLVPRPCAAWWAPQARLLGRTVFHVATPAECGGIPDPYALLETVRRVRAEGGEPRLLVLSVADDPTATVAPPEVVHETVEAAMDEGLHVVSDETWRDTLHRPHGTVLLSPAEMLPGEVTVITDLAGAFLPQGWPAAVARFPDNDSGVRLRAQVLDVLTVLGARVATPVAAAAAYALGEPAGITERLTSAVRLHARVAAAAHHAVVGAGALARPPQAGRHLYVDLGPLRSALGAHGVGDAQDLEDFLTARLGMPAPGGHRFGDDLAALRVRLGTGPLLGATDEERAECLTSPAPLELPHVQRALTLLGSAFDDLRDDAQRWEPPR; encoded by the coding sequence ATGCGGCGGACGGATCCGGAAGGGCACGGCCCCGTCCGTTACGGCCCGCCCCTTCCCGGCCAGGGCCTGCCCGTGCTGCCGGAACTCCGCTCCGTGCTGGCCGCCGCCGCGGACCGCGCCGACGCCGAGCCCTCCGGCGGCGGCCCCGCCCTCCTCGACGCGGCCTGCGCCTACTGGAGCCGGCGCGGACTGCCCACCGCGCACGACCGGGTGGCCGCCGCACCCGGCGCCCCCGCGCTGCTCCTCGCGCTGACCGGCGCGCTCGGCGGCGACGTCCTCGTGCCCCGTCCGTGCGCCGCGTGGTGGGCGCCGCAGGCACGCCTGCTGGGCAGAACCGTGTTCCACGTGGCGACACCCGCCGAGTGCGGCGGCATCCCGGACCCGTACGCCCTCCTGGAGACCGTCCGCAGAGTCCGCGCCGAGGGCGGTGAACCGCGCCTGCTCGTACTCTCCGTGGCCGACGACCCCACCGCCACCGTCGCGCCGCCCGAGGTCGTCCACGAGACGGTCGAGGCCGCGATGGACGAGGGGCTGCACGTCGTCAGCGACGAGACCTGGCGCGACACCCTGCACCGGCCGCACGGCACGGTGCTGCTCAGCCCCGCCGAGATGCTCCCCGGCGAGGTCACCGTGATCACGGACCTGGCGGGCGCCTTCCTGCCGCAGGGCTGGCCGGCCGCCGTCGCCCGCTTCCCCGACAACGACTCCGGGGTCCGGTTGCGCGCCCAGGTCCTCGACGTGCTGACCGTGCTCGGCGCTCGGGTCGCCACGCCGGTGGCCGCGGCGGCCGCGTACGCGCTCGGCGAGCCCGCCGGCATCACCGAACGGCTCACCTCCGCCGTACGCCTGCACGCGCGCGTGGCCGCCGCCGCGCACCACGCGGTGGTCGGCGCGGGCGCCCTCGCGCGGCCCCCGCAGGCCGGGAGACATCTGTACGTCGACCTCGGCCCGCTCCGGTCCGCGCTCGGGGCGCACGGCGTGGGCGACGCCCAGGACTTGGAGGACTTCCTCACCGCCCGGCTCGGCATGCCCGCGCCGGGCGGGCACCGGTTCGGCGACGACCTCGCGGCGCTCCGGGTGCGCCTGGGCACCGGGCCGCTGCTCGGCGCGACGGACGAGGAGCGGGCGGAATGCCTCACGTCACCCGCGCCGTTGGAACTGCCGCATGTGCAACGCGCGTTGACCCTCTTGGGGTCGGCCTTCGACGATCTCCGCGACGACGCTCAGCGATGGGAGCCTCCTCGATGA
- a CDS encoding TIGR03086 family metal-binding protein has protein sequence MTATNPLLTRHAQALDLFGDRVHAVRDDQWDAPTPCVDWTVRDLVNHLVSEQLWVTPLVRDGVTVEAIGDTFDGDVVGPDPAASWDASARASRAAFTAPDALDRVVHLSYADTTAAFYCAQLVTDLAVHAWDLSRAIGADERLPGDLLEFTVREVAPYAADLAKSGLFAAPVEPPPGADVQTELLCLLGREP, from the coding sequence ATGACCGCCACAAACCCGCTGCTCACCCGGCACGCGCAGGCCCTCGACCTGTTCGGCGACCGCGTCCACGCGGTCCGGGACGACCAGTGGGACGCTCCCACGCCCTGCGTCGACTGGACGGTGCGTGACCTCGTCAACCATCTGGTCTCCGAGCAGTTGTGGGTGACTCCGCTGGTCCGCGACGGAGTCACCGTCGAGGCGATCGGCGACACCTTCGACGGCGATGTGGTGGGCCCCGATCCGGCCGCTTCCTGGGACGCGTCGGCCCGTGCCTCCCGCGCCGCCTTCACCGCGCCGGACGCGCTCGACCGCGTCGTCCACCTCTCGTACGCCGACACCACGGCCGCCTTCTACTGCGCTCAGCTGGTGACCGACCTGGCCGTGCACGCCTGGGATCTGTCCCGGGCGATCGGCGCCGACGAGCGGCTGCCGGGCGACCTCCTGGAGTTCACGGTCCGCGAGGTCGCCCCGTACGCCGCCGACCTCGCGAAGAGCGGGCTCTTCGCCGCGCCGGTGGAGCCGCCGCCCGGCGCCGATGTTCAGACCGAGCTGCTGTGCCTGCTGGGACGTGAGCCTTAG
- a CDS encoding DUF6158 family protein — MTGVDPGRLDDQQLMKELETIHRTRHDTLLHGSNDALRTHNERMATLEGEYLRRHPRRPILAGRTRDGARERGPAGAPSA, encoded by the coding sequence ATGACCGGAGTCGACCCGGGCCGGCTGGACGACCAGCAGCTGATGAAAGAGCTGGAGACCATCCACCGCACACGCCACGACACGCTGCTCCACGGTTCGAACGACGCGCTGCGGACCCACAACGAACGCATGGCCACGCTGGAGGGCGAGTATCTGCGCCGCCACCCGCGCCGCCCCATCCTCGCGGGCCGTACGAGGGACGGAGCCCGGGAGCGGGGACCGGCGGGGGCACCGTCGGCATGA
- a CDS encoding ABC-F family ATP-binding cassette domain-containing protein, protein MGHLEAAHLEYYLPDGRALLGDVSFRVGEGAVVALVGPNGAGKTTLLRLISGELKPHGGTVTVTGGLGVMRQFVGSVRDETTVRELLVSVAPPRIREAAKAVDAAEHGIMTVDDEAAQLRYAQALSDWAEVRGYESETLWDICTMAALGVPYDKAQWRLVRTLSGGEQKRLVLEALLRGTDEVLLLDEPDNYLDVPGKRWLEERLKETRKTVLFVSHDRELLARAAEKIVSVEPSPAGADAWVHGGGFSTYHEARRERFARFEELRRRWDEKHAQLKKLVLNLRQAASISHELASRYQAAQTRLRKFEEAGPPPEPPREQDIKMRLHGGRTGVRAITCKGLELTGLMNPFDLEVFYGERVAVLGSNGSGKSHFLRLLAGDTVAHTGEWKLGARVVPGHFAQTHAHPELQGRALLDILWTEHAQDRGAAMSRLRRYELTAQAEQRFEKLSGGQQARFQILLLELEGSTALLLDEPTDNLDLESAEALQEGLEAYQGTVLAVTHDRWFARSFDRYLVFGSDGRVRETQEPVWDERRVERAR, encoded by the coding sequence ATGGGACATCTCGAAGCCGCACATCTTGAGTACTACCTTCCCGATGGGAGGGCGCTGCTCGGCGATGTGTCGTTTCGGGTGGGGGAAGGGGCCGTCGTGGCCCTCGTGGGGCCCAACGGAGCCGGTAAGACGACGCTGCTGCGGCTGATCTCGGGGGAGCTGAAGCCCCACGGGGGGACCGTCACCGTCACGGGCGGGCTGGGCGTGATGCGGCAGTTCGTGGGGTCTGTGCGGGACGAGACGACCGTACGGGAGCTGCTGGTCTCCGTGGCGCCGCCCCGGATCCGGGAGGCCGCGAAGGCCGTGGACGCCGCCGAGCACGGGATCATGACCGTGGACGACGAGGCCGCGCAGCTGCGGTACGCGCAGGCGCTGTCCGACTGGGCCGAGGTGCGGGGCTACGAGTCCGAGACGCTCTGGGACATCTGCACGATGGCCGCGCTCGGCGTCCCGTACGACAAGGCGCAGTGGCGGCTGGTGCGGACGCTGTCCGGAGGCGAGCAGAAGCGGCTCGTGCTGGAGGCCCTGCTGCGTGGCACCGACGAGGTGCTGCTGCTCGACGAGCCGGACAACTACCTCGACGTACCGGGGAAGCGCTGGCTGGAGGAGCGGCTCAAGGAGACGCGCAAGACCGTTCTCTTCGTGTCGCACGACCGGGAGCTGCTGGCCCGGGCCGCGGAGAAGATCGTCAGCGTCGAGCCCAGTCCCGCGGGCGCCGACGCCTGGGTGCACGGCGGCGGCTTCTCGACGTACCACGAGGCGCGGCGGGAGCGGTTCGCGCGGTTCGAGGAGTTGCGCCGGCGCTGGGACGAGAAGCACGCGCAGCTGAAGAAGCTGGTGCTGAATCTGCGGCAGGCAGCCTCCATCAGCCATGAGCTGGCGTCCCGGTACCAGGCCGCGCAGACCCGGCTGCGGAAGTTCGAGGAGGCCGGACCGCCTCCGGAGCCGCCGCGCGAGCAGGACATCAAGATGCGGCTGCACGGCGGGCGCACCGGCGTACGGGCCATCACCTGCAAGGGGCTGGAGCTGACCGGTCTCATGAACCCGTTCGACCTGGAGGTCTTCTACGGCGAGCGGGTCGCCGTGCTCGGCTCCAACGGCTCCGGCAAGTCGCACTTCCTGCGCCTGCTCGCCGGCGACACCGTCGCGCACACGGGCGAGTGGAAGCTCGGCGCCCGCGTCGTGCCCGGCCACTTCGCGCAGACGCACGCCCATCCGGAGCTGCAGGGCCGCGCGCTCCTGGACATCCTGTGGACCGAGCACGCCCAGGACCGTGGCGCCGCCATGTCCCGGCTGCGCCGCTACGAGCTGACCGCGCAGGCCGAGCAGCGCTTCGAGAAGCTCTCCGGCGGACAGCAGGCCCGCTTCCAGATCCTCCTGCTGGAGCTGGAGGGGTCCACGGCCCTGCTCCTCGACGAGCCGACCGACAACCTCGACCTGGAGTCCGCGGAGGCCCTCCAGGAGGGCCTGGAGGCATACCAGGGCACGGTCCTCGCCGTCACCCACGACCGCTGGTTCGCCCGCTCCTTCGACCGCTACCTGGTCTTTGGCTCCGACGGTCGCGTACGTGAGACCCAGGAGCCGGTGTGGGACGAGCGCCGGGTGGAACGGGCCCGTTAG
- a CDS encoding class I SAM-dependent methyltransferase, which translates to MSKSQETAVYTHGHHESVLRSHTWRTAANSAAYLLDSLKPHMKILDIGCGPGTITADLAELVPDGHVTGVDHAPAILDQARTAAAERGLDNIEFAVADIHALEYPDDTFCVVHAHQVLQHVGDPVQALREMYRVTKPGGFIAVRDGDYSAMTWYPQSQGMTDWQDLYLRVARANGGEPDAGRRLKSWALPAGIRDITATSSTWTFAAEDERDWWSGLWADRTLASAYAERATEGGHATTEQLRAVSDAWREWGRQEDAWFSVLHGEILCRKEV; encoded by the coding sequence ATGTCGAAGTCGCAGGAGACCGCCGTCTACACACACGGCCACCACGAGTCCGTGCTGCGCTCACACACCTGGCGCACCGCCGCCAACTCGGCGGCATACCTGCTCGACTCGCTGAAGCCCCACATGAAGATCCTGGACATCGGCTGCGGCCCGGGCACCATCACCGCCGACCTGGCGGAACTGGTCCCCGACGGACACGTCACGGGCGTCGACCACGCACCGGCGATCCTGGACCAGGCCCGGACCGCGGCAGCCGAACGCGGCCTGGACAACATCGAGTTCGCCGTCGCGGACATCCACGCGCTGGAGTACCCGGACGACACCTTCTGCGTGGTCCACGCCCACCAGGTACTGCAGCACGTGGGCGACCCGGTGCAGGCGCTGCGCGAGATGTACCGGGTGACCAAGCCGGGCGGGTTCATCGCCGTCCGCGATGGGGACTACTCGGCCATGACCTGGTACCCGCAGTCGCAGGGCATGACCGACTGGCAGGACCTGTACCTGCGGGTCGCCCGCGCCAACGGCGGCGAGCCGGACGCGGGCCGCCGTCTCAAGTCGTGGGCACTGCCGGCCGGCATCCGGGACATCACAGCCACCTCAAGCACCTGGACCTTCGCAGCCGAGGACGAGCGCGACTGGTGGAGCGGCCTGTGGGCGGACCGCACCCTGGCGTCGGCGTACGCGGAACGCGCCACGGAGGGTGGTCACGCGACCACGGAGCAGCTGCGTGCGGTGTCGGACGCCTGGCGGGAGTGGGGTCGGCAGGAGGACGCCTGGTTCTCGGTCCTGCACGGAGAGATCCTCTGCCGCAAGGAAGTCTGA
- a CDS encoding VOC family protein yields the protein MEILGATLRICVDDLEASVPFYERLTGGRALRFERGGVSVAAVGFFLLMSGPEAELDILRKVAATIAVKDVDEAHRVLSESGARILAGPVATPVGRNLIVMHPDGAVFEYVDRQATQ from the coding sequence ATGGAGATTCTGGGAGCCACGCTGCGTATCTGCGTCGACGACCTGGAGGCCTCGGTCCCCTTCTACGAGAGACTGACCGGCGGGCGTGCCCTCCGCTTCGAACGTGGTGGCGTCTCGGTCGCCGCGGTCGGCTTCTTCCTGCTGATGAGCGGGCCTGAGGCCGAGCTGGACATTCTCCGCAAGGTCGCCGCCACCATCGCCGTCAAGGATGTCGACGAAGCCCATCGCGTTCTCAGCGAATCGGGGGCCCGCATCCTGGCGGGGCCGGTGGCGACGCCGGTGGGGCGCAATCTGATCGTGATGCATCCGGACGGGGCGGTGTTCGAGTACGTCGACCGCCAGGCCACGCAGTAG